The window CTCAAAGTGTAGCATAATAACAAAAATAACCCAAATCATGGGTAAAAATTAGGGGTGTTAAAAAACAAACCGAACCGAagtaatcaattgaatctatttcggtttttgatttggtttttcaATTTATTAGATTCGGTTTCAgtcttaaatattaaaatttatcaataataTCAGTCTGTTCAGTTTTATGAAAAAATAACCGAATTAATCTAATTGACCAATATTACTTTGATAAGTATATCActttaatatatactaatatgagtaaaaaaaagtcaataatattaaataatataaaatttatgaacttttacatagaaaaataaaatttaaaagtcatatatatatatttttttaatcaagAAGTCGTATTATTCAGAGGCTATTTTGCTCTTACTTGTTATATATCTATATTTCAACAATTAATATAGTAAACAATAATAAGAtatccaaaaaataaaataagaatccCAAATCCCAAAtcgaaaataataaataataaattatactcgTGTCTTCTAAATTTTACAGTACCTTACGAGTTCTAAacttcaaaaacaaaatattatgaTCTCTGAACTCTAAACTTTATTAACATAACGatctttttaatattaatagcATCAAAATGACCAATgataatttgaaaataaaataatccaATTAAGTTGTTTAGAATTAACTTTAAACTTTACTCATTGACTACCATTCATTATTTTCTAAATCACAAattttacatatttctctttgtaAATAATTACTTTCTCTcctctaaccaaacaacatctaaataacattaaaaccaaaAATTTTAGGAATTAAAAAAGTCATTATATTAGTAAAATGTAAGCTTAGAGACTATAACATTCGGTTTTGAAATTCATTGACAATAATAAAAGTAAATGCAAAGTCCATGGTCTATATAATATTCTAATAGAAGTCTGTAAATAATTTGGTGGCATTAACAGTTTTAGGAACTCGATAGATTTTGTGTTTTGTAGTTTTTCAAAGGACCATTATTACCTTTGTGCAATGACTCTTTAGGAGATTTGGcttaataaaaatgaaatcgTGTGGGACGGTGTAAGGATTGAACTTGATATTTCCTACTGAATGATTTGTTAAGTTTAAAAGAATGACATGGTTCTCAAAACTCTATTAAAGCTTTTAATTGTGATGAGTCTTCAGCTAAGGGCTATGTTGAGTGAACTAAGCCTACAAAATGTGCGTTTAAGTTAAATGTTGACGCTTCGATTATTTTGGTTCAGGACTGCTGGGACTAGGTGCTATAATTTGGATAATAATGGAATTTTTTTATAGGGTTTTCTCTAAGACTATCCAAGGTAATTTTCTTTTCCATAATGGTGAAGGTACATTGCAAAGTTCTTAGTTGGTTGAAGAATTTGGAACTTGACAGCTGTGTGATTGGGACTAGGGGTGTAACCGAGCCGAACCTTAGGTAGTCCCGGTATTGActcgttaatatctcgagccgagcactctcgaatcgagctttgaccgaatctgaTTGAGTTTtgatcgagccgagctttagcGAAATTCATCATACATACATAGAATAAGTAGCGTAAAAAACAGAAAAGCCTTGTAACATACTacatatgagtttaaaatatttataaagaaaaacaatcatgttattGTCGAGATTCCAGAACAGTATATGGTACTTGTGATCGGAAAACACAAGCTCggagaaaaatttcaaacaatgacatatatattaaagtttgtaatgtattttatttcttatcaaaacctaattgtcTAGTTAAATACTCAAATGTCTAAGTTTTTTGTGCCATTTTTTATGAgttaaatcttatttgagttgttaattgtgatgaaaactaataataaccaatgaaatatatattatatatatatatatatataatgaaatatatattgtaattaaaaataatcgagtctgctcgcgagctttcgagccgaacctgATGAAGCTTGGAACTCAGCTCGTTAGCCCAAATTCGAGTCGAGCTCTACCGAGCCGATTAAAGCCGAGCTTTCACCAAACCGAGCTCGAATAGTTTACGAACTACCAAGTCTTATTTACACCCCTAATTGAGACTGACGCCGCTACTAATTAACTATAGCATTTGAGTCAGTTTTGTTATCTTTTCGTATCTTATTCTTCATGATTGTGAATTCTTgctctattttttttaagacgttTTTGTCAATTTTATAGGTTGTCTTGCAAATAACGTAGCTTAGAGTTTCTTACTCTATGTTAGGATATATAGATTGGTTCTCAGGAATTTCTgattttcttttaatatttctttttaaatCTGTAAATAACTGAAAGATGGAAATGGTAGTTGATTGAGTAGTTGATTTCAAATAAGGAATCTTATAGTATATTCTTTACATAAATAACTTATCCAAACAATTTCTTGCACCGTCCAAATCCATGTTTCTCCCCCAACCGTAGATCAACATTTCCATGCCACATGTACAGCTCAATTTCataaacatttttattttattttatttttaaaaacactgcAACTACCCCACAAAAATCCTATAAATACCCTCCAACCCATCAACCAAATTCCATCACCAAACCTCCAAAATATCAAAGCAATCACAAAAAGCATTTTTTTCAGCAAAATTTTCAAACAATTTTCACCCTTTTTCAAGTAAAAATGGCACCTGATCTTATTACCTCTGCTACTCTTGCAAATAACACAGATGGTCTGATTAAGCAAGCAAGTATCTCAAGCTGTGCTTATATTACTTTCTTGGCTGGAAATGGAGACTATGTCAAAGGTGTGGTTGGATTAGCCAAAGGCTTGAGGAAAGTCAAGAGCAAATACCCACTTGTCGTGGCTATTTTGCCCGATGTGCCGGAGGATCACCGCAAAATATTGATCAGTCAAGGTTGCATAGTCAAAGAGATCGAGCCTGTTTATCCACCGGAGAATCAAACTCAGTTTGCTATGGCTTACTATGTCATCAACTACTCCAAACTTCGTATTTGGGAGgtaattcattcattcattaattAAGGTCGGTTTGTttgttgaaaaatatatatttttaagtaTTGGGTAATAAAATTTATgtcgaaaaataaaatatttttttggatTTTAAAATATAGAAAACCGAGAAAAAATGATGGATGGATATTATTTTCAACAGTATAAGATAAAAagtgtaatttataattttgtgttgatttatttttctaaacaAATAAATACTATAAAATCACATAAATATTATTCTACAAATGGAACATAGttattttgttatatatataattttttttttatctttttttatacTAATTTATGTGATTGTTTGTGTTTGATGCAGTTAGTGGAGTATAGGAAGATGATATACTTAGATGGAGATATTCAAGTGTTTGAGAACATTGATCATCTCTTTGACCTTCAAGATGGGTTTTTATATGCTGTGATGGATTGTTTCTGCGAGCAAACTTGGAGTCACTCGAATCAGCACAAGATTGGCTACTGTCAACAGTGCCCTGATCGTGTGCAGTGGCCAAAAGATATGGGTCCTAAACCTCCTCTCTACTTCAATGCTGGCATGTTTGTTTTTGAACCTAATCTTTCTACTTATGATGATCTCTTGAGTACTCTTAAGATCACCCCTCCCACCCCTTTTGCTGAGCAGGTAAATTCCAATGTCTTACGAGGATATTTTAATCATTTAACATCTTCCTCTATAAAAATGTCAAAATTAGTTGTCGTACTATAACCGTATGATACTATTTATACATCTCACATACTTGTATATGAGAAGTCAATAaaagggtattttagtcatttaacattttttatagAGATGTCAAAAACCGGTAGTTGTGTTATAGTAATTGTGTTTTATGATTTATATAAAAGTTACTGTATCGTAATCGTcgtacttatatatatatatatataaatgtaataaaaatgataataatcTCAAACAAGTTAGATCAAATGAGTTGGTTCAATAAATTTACCGAAATTGACAATCTCTGTTTGTTTATTGGGTGTGCCAGGATTTCTTGAACATGTTCTTTAAGGATGTTTACAAGCCAATTCCTCCAATTTACAACCTTGTCCTTGCTTTACTATGGCGTCATCCTGAAAACATCGAGTTTAACAAAATCAAGGTTGCACACTATTGTGCCGCTGTAAGTATCTAAACCTATTCTTAGATTTTGAGATTTgttttctcaaaataatgtttttttagaaaagaAAATCATATTTGAATAAATGCCCCATGTTTTTATGTTgggtaaaaaaaaactcatgtgcTCTCACATTTAAATAGTTTTTAGGCAACTAGAAGATAACTGAAGTATTTTTAAGGACgttaaaataaaagatataaaTAGTTCCTTTTAGGGGCCAAATTGACTCGTATATTTCGGTATATAGAATTTTAATGGTACTATTTGAAATGGTTTTTAGGGGTCAAAGCCATGGAGGTACACAGGAGAAGAACAAAACATGGACAGGGAAGATATTAAGTTTCTGATCAAGAAATGGTGGGATATATACAATGACGAATCCTTAGACTACAATGCCGCCACTGGCGGTGGAGCTGATGGTGGTCGGAAGCCACTCTTAGCAGCACTATCAGAAGCGGGTGCTATTCGTTATGTTACTGCCCCATCTGCTGCTTAGTGTGTGCTATGGATTGGATTGAAgtttatatattgttatgtgctactaatagaaattaaaaagttgTATAGGGAAAATATAAGAATTAATCTTGAAGCAAgagatatatttttaattttttttataatgcaCCCTGATATTAAAAATGGGtgtaatcttttttttattttttttatcctttttgGTATTAATATTAT is drawn from Euphorbia lathyris chromosome 9, ddEupLath1.1, whole genome shotgun sequence and contains these coding sequences:
- the LOC136205148 gene encoding galactinol synthase 2-like, whose amino-acid sequence is MAPDLITSATLANNTDGLIKQASISSCAYITFLAGNGDYVKGVVGLAKGLRKVKSKYPLVVAILPDVPEDHRKILISQGCIVKEIEPVYPPENQTQFAMAYYVINYSKLRIWELVEYRKMIYLDGDIQVFENIDHLFDLQDGFLYAVMDCFCEQTWSHSNQHKIGYCQQCPDRVQWPKDMGPKPPLYFNAGMFVFEPNLSTYDDLLSTLKITPPTPFAEQDFLNMFFKDVYKPIPPIYNLVLALLWRHPENIEFNKIKVAHYCAAGSKPWRYTGEEQNMDREDIKFLIKKWWDIYNDESLDYNAATGGGADGGRKPLLAALSEAGAIRYVTAPSAA